The genomic window GATCCTTGCCTTGTGCACGAAGGGCAGCATTGATACCAGCCATGATTCCTTGTCCAGCAGCTTCTTCATATCCAGAAGTTCCGTTCATTTGACCAGCAGTAAATAGGTTTTTAACAACTTTGGTTTCCAAATTTAACTTCAATTGCCAAGGTTCAACCACGTCATATTCGATTGCATATCCTGGACGCATCAACTTGGCGTTCTCAAGTCCAGCAACTGAGTGAACCATCTTCAATTGAATTTCTTCAGGCATTGAAGTCGAGAAATCCCCGACGTAATACTCTTGAGTATCACGACCTTCTGGCTCTAAGAAAATTTGGTGACGTGGCTTGTCGGCAAAACGTACGACCTTATCTTCGATCGAAGGGCAGTAACGAGGTCCAACACCTTCGATAACACCTGAAAACATTGGTGCACGGTCAAGATTGTCACGAATGATCTTATGTGTTGTGGCATTCGTATAAGTCATCCAGCAAGAGATTTGATCCTTTAAGTATTGGGCATCACGTGTCTCAAATGAGAAGTGATTAGGCTCTGGATCGCCAGGTTGTTCTTCGGTTTTTGAAAAGTCGATCGAATTCTTGTTCACACGAGGTGGTGTACCTGTCTTAAAACGAGTCAGCTTGAAACCATTTTTTTCAAGATTTTCTGACAACTTGATTGATGGAATCGAGTTGTTAGGACCTGAAGAATACATCAACTCGCCAATAATGATTTTTCCACGTGAAGCTGTTCCCGCTGTAAGGACGACTGTCTTAGCGTGATACTTTGCGCCAGTACCAGTTACGACACCTTTACAAATTCCATCTTCAACAATAAGTTTTTCTACGATTCCTTGGCGTAATGTAAGATTAGGTTCATTTTCGAGCGTATCCTTCATCACACGATGATACATGTTCTTGTCAGCTTGCGCACGAAGGGCACGAACGGCTGGACCTTTTCCTGTATTCAACATTCTCATTTGAATGTATGTTTTATCGATGTTCTTTCCCATTTGACCACCAAGTGCATCGATCTCACGGACAACGATACCCTTAGCAGGTCCACCAACTGATGGATTACATGGCATAAAAGCTACCATGTCTAAATTGATCGTGATCAAAAGGGTGTTTTGGCCCATTCTAGCTGCTGCAAGAGCTGCTTCTGAACCAGCATGTCCAGCACCGACAACGATCACGTCATATGTTTCTGAATCAAATTCTTTAACTTCTACCATGTATGTTTTCCACCTATATCTATTTTCCTAAACAGAATTGCGAGAATAGCTGCGTGATCAATTCATCTGGGTAGCTATCACCTGTGATCTCGCCTAATTTATCCCAACAAGAAGTCATATCGATCTGCACGAGGTCGATTGGCATCCCTGCTTCAATTCCTGAAATAACGTCATTTAAGCTTTGTTTTGCTTGTCTCAAGAGTCCTGCTTGTCGAGCACTCGTGATAATGACGTTGCTGCTGCTGTCTTCGATACCAGCATTGAATAGCTTGCCGACGGTATCTTTGATCTGTTCGATACCGTCATTTTTAATGGCAGATGTGAGCAAAATAATATCGTCTGCCTTTAATTGTTTAACTTCGATTGGATGCAAGACTGGCGTTAAATCGTTCTTGTTAAAAATTACGATTCTACGTTTATCTTTGGTAGCATCCAATAATTGAATATCTTCATCTTCAAGTGGGCGACTAGAATCCAACACTAAGATGATCAAGTCAGCTTCGTTGATTGCCTTGAGCGAACGTTCGACACCGATTTTTTCAACCTTGTCTTCGGTATCTCGGATACCTGCAGTATCGATCAGCTTCAGTGGAACACCATCAATATTGACATATTGTTCAACAATATCACGCGTTGTACCTGCAACGTCCGTTACAATCGCTTTGTCCTCATCGAGCAAACGATTCAAAAGACTTGATTTACCAACGTTTGGCTTACCGATGATGGCAGTAGCCAGACCGTGTTGCAAGATCTCGCCAGAGTCGGCTGTCTTGAGTAATTGGTCAATACTTACGCCAACTGTCTTTGCTTTTTCCAATAACATGTTGGTAGTCATTTGTTCTGTATCGTATTCTGGATAGTCGATATTAACTTCGACTTGAGCCAAAACATCGAGAATCTCTTGACGCAAACTATTGATCAAATGTTCCAAATTACCATCAAGTTGATTGACAGCTACTTGCATAGCTTTGTCAGTTTTAGCACGAATCAAATCCATAACTGATTCAGCTTGGGTCAGATCCAAACGTCCATTCAAAAAGGCACGTTTAGTAAATTCTCCAGGTTCAGCCATTCTGGCACCAGCACCGATCAATAGTTGCAGCACCTTGTTAGTAGGGACGATTCCACCGTGAGTATTGACTTCAATGACGTCCTCACGTGTGTAAGTCTTAGGTGCACGCATAACTGAGACCATGACTTCATCAACTAAATCGTTAGTTGTCGGATCAACGATATGACCATAATTAATAGTGTGAGTAGCAACTTTAGCCAAGTCTTTACCCTTGAACACCTTTTTGACGATATTGATAGCTTGATCTCCAGAAACACGGACGATCGAGATACCACCTTCCCCAGGTGGTGTTGAAATAGCAGCAATCGTGTCGTATTCAGTTACTGTACTAGGCATGATGATTCCTCCTTGTTGGATTATTTATTAAGTAGTCGTTTGTTTTTATCGATTTGACAATTATTTGCTGGTCGCCACTATTTTTGTAGCAAAAACGCGTAATTTATCACTGGAACCGATTGAATAAACGTGAAATTTTGCGACCTTATCCGAAACGCGCAAATATTTCACTGTGACCTACTGTATAAGGAGAATAAACGCTGCGAGCGCTTGACGAGCGCCACTCCGCATTTCTTCTCCTTATACTCCGGTCCCAAACCGTGAAATTTTGCGCTCTTATAATGATTTTTGGCACAAAAAAAGTGCATAATCCGTCCACACTAATAGTTGAACGGAAAAGCACTTTGACTACTTTTCAGTATTTAATTTAATTTCTAAGACATCTTAACGACATTTTTCTTAAATGTCAATTATTTATTATCGATGCTTATAAGCACGTTTTTTAGCTTTTCTGATCTTACGTTGCTTCTCACGCTCTGCTTCTTCTTTTTCACGTTGTTTGCGACGATATCTAAATGGATTTTGGAAAGCCAATGTCTGAAGAACTTGGAACGCATTAGTTACTACCCAGTAAAGAGTAATAGCTGATGGGAATGTCAATGCTGGTACAAAGATGAAGATTGGCATGATCCAAGTCATCATCTTAGTTGTAGCATTTTGTTGCGGATTGGAAATACTTGAAATGTAAGTGGATAAGAATGTAAATAGGGCAGCTAAAACAGCCATGATGTAATATGGATCAGGCTTTCCTAATTGCATCCAAAGGAAGGAACCATTTCTCAATTCTGCTGTCTTATAGATTGCTTGATAAAGAGCAAACATAACTGGCAACTGAATCAATAATGGCAAACATCCCGCCACCGGATTAACTCCGGCCTCACGATATAACTTTTGAGTTTCCTCACGAAGTTTTTGTTGGGTGTCAGTATCTTTAGCAGAGTACTTGTCTTGCAAAGCCTTCATTTGAGGCTGAATTTCCATCTGCTTGTTCATACTGCGGATCTGGAACCAGTTTAATGGCAAGAGAATGACCCTGATGATAATGGTGAAGAGGACGATTGCCCAGCCGGCACTGTTACCAGCGATTGAACCTAACCACAAGATAAATCTTGAGAAGTTCCACAAAACAATGTGGTCCCAAAAACCAGTACTGTTACTAGTAATAGGTTCATTAAG from Companilactobacillus sp. includes these protein-coding regions:
- the mnmG gene encoding tRNA uridine-5-carboxymethylaminomethyl(34) synthesis enzyme MnmG — protein: MVEVKEFDSETYDVIVVGAGHAGSEAALAAARMGQNTLLITINLDMVAFMPCNPSVGGPAKGIVVREIDALGGQMGKNIDKTYIQMRMLNTGKGPAVRALRAQADKNMYHRVMKDTLENEPNLTLRQGIVEKLIVEDGICKGVVTGTGAKYHAKTVVLTAGTASRGKIIIGELMYSSGPNNSIPSIKLSENLEKNGFKLTRFKTGTPPRVNKNSIDFSKTEEQPGDPEPNHFSFETRDAQYLKDQISCWMTYTNATTHKIIRDNLDRAPMFSGVIEGVGPRYCPSIEDKVVRFADKPRHQIFLEPEGRDTQEYYVGDFSTSMPEEIQLKMVHSVAGLENAKLMRPGYAIEYDVVEPWQLKLNLETKVVKNLFTAGQMNGTSGYEEAAGQGIMAGINAALRAQGKDPFILRRDEAYIGVLIDDLVTKGTNEPYRLLTSRAEYRLILRHDNADERLTGKGHDLGLISDDRYDRFTRKWEAVAAEKKRLETTMITPKMAEPFLSVHNLKGLKDGILAGRFLRRPEVHYQDIIDMIGEGGADVDRRVKEQVEIQIKYEGYIAKEQMKIDRLKKMESKKIPERLDYTKVNGLATEAVQKLSKINPETIAQASRISGVNPADIGILSVYIEQGKIAKIPQ
- the mnmE gene encoding tRNA uridine-5-carboxymethylaminomethyl(34) synthesis GTPase MnmE — encoded protein: MPSTVTEYDTIAAISTPPGEGGISIVRVSGDQAINIVKKVFKGKDLAKVATHTINYGHIVDPTTNDLVDEVMVSVMRAPKTYTREDVIEVNTHGGIVPTNKVLQLLIGAGARMAEPGEFTKRAFLNGRLDLTQAESVMDLIRAKTDKAMQVAVNQLDGNLEHLINSLRQEILDVLAQVEVNIDYPEYDTEQMTTNMLLEKAKTVGVSIDQLLKTADSGEILQHGLATAIIGKPNVGKSSLLNRLLDEDKAIVTDVAGTTRDIVEQYVNIDGVPLKLIDTAGIRDTEDKVEKIGVERSLKAINEADLIILVLDSSRPLEDEDIQLLDATKDKRRIVIFNKNDLTPVLHPIEVKQLKADDIILLTSAIKNDGIEQIKDTVGKLFNAGIEDSSSNVIITSARQAGLLRQAKQSLNDVISGIEAGMPIDLVQIDMTSCWDKLGEITGDSYPDELITQLFSQFCLGK
- a CDS encoding YidC/Oxa1 family membrane protein insertase, with translation MNKKRLKKYIGIALLLSVVLVLAGCSNLNEPITSNSTGFWDHIVLWNFSRFILWLGSIAGNSAGWAIVLFTIIIRVILLPLNWFQIRSMNKQMEIQPQMKALQDKYSAKDTDTQQKLREETQKLYREAGVNPVAGCLPLLIQLPVMFALYQAIYKTAELRNGSFLWMQLGKPDPYYIMAVLAALFTFLSTYISSISNPQQNATTKMMTWIMPIFIFVPALTFPSAITLYWVVTNAFQVLQTLAFQNPFRYRRKQREKEEAEREKQRKIRKAKKRAYKHR